A section of the Acidobacterium capsulatum ATCC 51196 genome encodes:
- a CDS encoding PAS domain S-box protein codes for MISTLSAMGHDEAERLKLLLQHEILDTPPDPAFDELLDLATQFTRAPYGYIGFMDANRIWFKSHHGFDGTELRRYSTACELVLAQRQSILVPDTGRDPRFTDGFVALTPSIACRSYLGAPLVDSHGAVLGTLALLSDETDFFRPDHLRIAETLSRQVVTRLEYYNRMRIQDRSARARQRVERALTVERNFVSAVLDTMSALVLVLDTSGRIVRFNRSCEEISGYSFAELVGRSFIREMFSPEDRERAQQLFEQARQGALQETWEMRWRTRGGGVRRIAWASTTLADPAGEVNFVILTGMDVTLQVEAQNALRLSETRYRQLVEGSLGMVCTHDVEGRLLSINAHAAESLGYTSEEMAGRKLVEFIPPQHRPGWAEYLKAINETGEHQGMLSLRRKDGGVCVITYRNKLVHFPDMEPFVLGHGVDVTEKNEAEHRLRNLTRQRESILGSVGDGIFGMDMEGRITFVNRAALDMVGYEEEEVSGRDMHALLHHSRADGTPYPVDLCPIYKARQLDSPMRVDDEVFWHKDGTCFPVEYVACPLVDNGRVSGIVIAFQDITERQRLDRMKDEFISTVSHELRTPLTSLRAALGLIAGGALQRRPEKVQQMFDVAIGNCDRLVRLVNDILDFERLGSGKMQLQYVQMPARDLLQRAVDLQHSSAQKANITLRVEAEPMDLWVDADRILQTLGNLISNAIKFSPAGADVLVRASVRGKAEAVIEVRDHGRGIPPEKISLIFERFQQVDASDSRAMGGTGLGLAICRRIVRQHGGQIWVESEVGKGSSFFFTVARNVAVLPTASTA; via the coding sequence ATGATCTCCACCCTGAGCGCGATGGGACACGATGAGGCCGAACGCCTCAAATTGTTGCTCCAGCACGAAATTCTGGATACGCCACCCGATCCGGCCTTCGATGAGCTGCTGGATCTGGCCACCCAGTTCACGCGCGCGCCCTATGGCTATATCGGTTTCATGGATGCTAACCGCATCTGGTTCAAATCGCATCACGGCTTTGATGGAACCGAACTGCGGCGCTACTCCACCGCCTGCGAGCTGGTGCTGGCGCAGCGGCAATCCATTCTGGTGCCGGATACCGGGCGCGACCCACGCTTCACCGATGGCTTCGTCGCGCTGACTCCTTCGATTGCCTGCCGCTCCTATCTGGGCGCGCCACTGGTGGATTCTCACGGCGCTGTGCTGGGCACTCTTGCTTTGCTTTCGGACGAGACAGACTTCTTCCGCCCCGATCATCTGCGGATCGCGGAAACGCTGAGCCGCCAGGTGGTCACGCGGCTGGAATACTACAACCGCATGCGCATTCAGGACCGTTCCGCGCGTGCTCGCCAACGCGTCGAGCGGGCTCTGACCGTCGAGCGGAACTTTGTTTCCGCCGTGCTCGACACCATGAGCGCTCTGGTGCTGGTGCTTGATACCTCAGGCCGCATTGTGCGCTTCAATCGCTCGTGCGAAGAGATCTCCGGCTACTCCTTTGCGGAACTCGTCGGCCGCTCCTTCATTCGCGAAATGTTTTCCCCAGAGGACCGCGAGCGCGCGCAGCAGCTCTTTGAGCAGGCGCGGCAGGGAGCCTTGCAGGAAACATGGGAAATGCGCTGGAGGACGCGCGGCGGTGGTGTGCGCCGCATTGCCTGGGCCAGCACTACGCTCGCCGACCCCGCCGGCGAGGTCAACTTTGTGATTCTCACCGGCATGGATGTGACCCTGCAGGTGGAAGCGCAGAATGCCTTGCGCCTGAGCGAGACCCGCTACCGCCAGTTGGTCGAGGGCTCCCTGGGTATGGTCTGCACGCACGATGTGGAAGGCCGCCTGCTCTCCATCAATGCGCACGCTGCCGAGTCGTTGGGCTACACATCAGAAGAGATGGCCGGCCGCAAGCTGGTGGAATTCATTCCTCCGCAGCACCGGCCCGGATGGGCCGAGTATCTCAAGGCCATCAATGAAACCGGCGAGCATCAGGGCATGCTCAGCCTGCGGCGCAAGGATGGCGGCGTCTGCGTCATCACCTACCGCAACAAGCTCGTGCATTTTCCTGATATGGAGCCGTTCGTGCTCGGCCACGGCGTCGATGTGACGGAGAAAAACGAAGCCGAGCACCGCCTGCGCAACCTCACCCGCCAGCGAGAGTCAATTCTCGGCTCGGTCGGTGACGGCATCTTCGGCATGGACATGGAAGGCCGCATCACCTTTGTGAATCGCGCGGCTCTCGACATGGTCGGCTATGAGGAAGAGGAGGTCAGCGGCCGCGACATGCACGCGCTGCTCCATCACAGCCGCGCCGACGGCACTCCCTATCCGGTGGATTTATGCCCGATCTACAAAGCGCGCCAACTCGATTCGCCCATGCGCGTGGACGACGAAGTCTTCTGGCACAAGGATGGAACCTGCTTTCCCGTGGAGTATGTCGCTTGCCCGCTGGTCGATAACGGGCGCGTCAGCGGTATCGTGATCGCCTTCCAGGACATCACGGAGCGCCAGCGTCTGGACCGCATGAAGGATGAGTTCATCTCCACCGTGAGCCATGAGCTGCGCACGCCGCTGACCTCTTTGCGCGCGGCCCTGGGCCTCATTGCCGGGGGAGCGTTGCAGCGCCGTCCTGAGAAGGTGCAGCAGATGTTTGACGTGGCCATCGGCAACTGCGACCGCCTGGTGCGCCTGGTGAATGACATTCTCGACTTTGAGCGGCTGGGCAGCGGCAAAATGCAACTGCAATATGTGCAGATGCCGGCACGCGATCTGCTGCAGCGCGCCGTTGATCTGCAGCACTCCAGCGCGCAGAAGGCCAACATCACTTTGCGCGTCGAGGCCGAGCCCATGGACCTGTGGGTGGACGCTGACCGCATTCTGCAAACACTCGGCAATCTGATCAGCAATGCCATCAAGTTTTCTCCGGCCGGAGCCGACGTGCTGGTGCGAGCCAGCGTGCGTGGCAAGGCCGAGGCGGTCATCGAGGTGCGCGACCATGGCCGCGGCATTCCGCCCGAGAAGATCAGCCTGATCTTTGAGCGCTTCCAGCAGGTCGATGCCTCAGACTCGCGCGCCATGGGAGGCACCGGGCTTGGCCTCGCCATCTGCCGCCGCATCGTGCGCCAGCATGGCGGGCAAATCTGGGTCGAGAGCGAAGTGGGCAAGGGCAGCAGCTTCTTCTTCACCGTCGCTCGCAATGTCGCGGTGCTGCCCACGGCTTCTACCGCTTAG
- a CDS encoding KH domain-containing protein, protein MTDQDRPDNMQQLVTEIAKALVDDPAAVVVEAQEDDESTVLRLRVAPSDVGKVIGKQGRTARSMRTILSAVSMKHHHRYTLDIIEEDRPGAE, encoded by the coding sequence ATGACGGATCAGGACCGGCCCGACAACATGCAGCAGCTTGTGACAGAAATTGCGAAAGCCCTGGTCGACGACCCTGCCGCTGTGGTAGTGGAAGCCCAGGAGGACGACGAAAGCACCGTTCTGCGGCTGCGCGTAGCCCCCTCGGATGTCGGCAAGGTGATCGGCAAACAGGGCCGCACAGCCCGCTCCATGCGAACGATTCTTAGTGCCGTCAGCATGAAGCACCACCACCGCTATACCCTCGACATCATCGAAGAGGACCGGCCGGGCGCGGAGTGA
- a CDS encoding phosphatase PAP2 family protein, which translates to MNLLALYPDWRFIPLRPSFKFRLLLALCCGTLLCSSAALAASAPGLPSLPDAPASHLDQHSAVTIRNAPVQVLHQQAAIWTSPARMTRRDLLWLGPLAVATGVGIATDHHTMSSVVSRDPTFNQDNVNVSNALIGGMIAAPVAFYGWGHFEGDTHARETGILGAEALVDGVVVEQGMKLVFWRERPALHNARGHFFEGDAGVDGSFPSSHAVLAWSSAAVIAGEYHNPWAQVGVYSAASAISLTRVLGQQHFPTDVLVGSSVGWLIGHYVYKHFHRYNSPRLR; encoded by the coding sequence GTGAATTTGTTGGCACTTTATCCCGACTGGAGATTCATCCCCCTGCGTCCCTCGTTCAAGTTCCGTCTTCTGCTGGCCTTGTGCTGCGGCACTCTGCTCTGCAGTTCCGCTGCTCTGGCGGCCAGCGCTCCTGGCCTTCCTTCGCTGCCCGATGCTCCTGCCAGCCATCTTGACCAGCATTCGGCGGTCACCATCCGGAATGCCCCTGTTCAGGTGCTGCATCAACAGGCGGCTATCTGGACCAGTCCGGCGCGCATGACCCGCCGCGATCTGCTGTGGCTGGGGCCGCTGGCCGTGGCCACCGGTGTGGGCATTGCCACGGACCACCACACCATGAGTTCGGTGGTCAGCCGTGATCCCACGTTCAATCAGGACAACGTCAACGTCTCAAACGCGCTCATCGGCGGCATGATCGCGGCTCCTGTCGCATTCTACGGCTGGGGGCATTTCGAGGGCGACACGCATGCGCGCGAAACCGGCATTCTCGGCGCGGAAGCGCTCGTGGACGGCGTGGTCGTCGAGCAGGGCATGAAGCTGGTCTTCTGGCGCGAGCGCCCGGCTCTGCACAATGCGCGCGGCCATTTCTTTGAGGGCGATGCTGGTGTCGATGGCTCCTTCCCGTCGTCGCATGCTGTGCTGGCGTGGTCCTCGGCGGCGGTGATTGCGGGCGAGTATCACAACCCCTGGGCGCAGGTGGGCGTGTATTCCGCGGCATCCGCCATCAGCCTGACGCGTGTGCTCGGGCAGCAGCATTTCCCCACGGATGTGCTGGTGGGCAGCTCAGTGGGATGGCTGATTGGCCATTACGTCTACAAGCATTTTCACCGCTACAACTCGCCGCGGCTTCGCTAG
- the rpsP gene encoding 30S ribosomal protein S16 gives MVVMIRLARMGARKQPYYRIVVIEKRSARNGRSLEVVGTYNPRTNPASVELKRDRIDYWTGKGAQMSDRVAKLVQQNPAPAAA, from the coding sequence ATCGTGGTTATGATTCGCCTGGCGCGCATGGGTGCGCGCAAGCAGCCTTACTACCGCATTGTTGTGATTGAGAAGCGCAGCGCGCGCAACGGCCGTTCACTGGAAGTCGTGGGCACCTACAACCCCCGCACCAACCCGGCCTCAGTAGAGTTGAAGCGCGACCGCATCGACTACTGGACCGGCAAGGGCGCCCAGATGTCAGACCGTGTGGCCAAGCTGGTGCAGCAGAACCCGGCTCCCGCAGCCGCCTGA
- the kdsB gene encoding 3-deoxy-manno-octulosonate cytidylyltransferase translates to MSSLNVLGVIPARIGSTRLPRKVLREIAGEPMLAWVYRAARASGQLRQVLIATDAEEVMEFARQKGLPAIFTPEDCASGTDRVFVVAQSIDADIYVNIQGDEPMLTPAHFTALLAPFEQPHVQVTTLSVPCSEDEIANPNAVKVVTAADGRALYFSRATIPYDRDAAGFIGYRKHLGLYAYRKAALRRFATLPPSRLEEIERLEQLRLLENGIDIHVAEAPGSTIGVDTEEDLRAVEQLLLERKK, encoded by the coding sequence GTGTCTTCCCTGAATGTTCTCGGTGTCATTCCGGCCCGCATCGGGTCCACCCGCCTGCCGCGCAAGGTGCTGCGCGAGATTGCCGGCGAGCCCATGCTCGCCTGGGTCTATCGTGCCGCGCGCGCCAGCGGCCAGTTGCGGCAGGTGCTCATCGCTACCGATGCCGAAGAAGTCATGGAGTTTGCACGGCAAAAAGGCCTGCCGGCCATCTTCACGCCCGAGGACTGCGCTAGCGGAACCGATCGCGTCTTTGTGGTGGCGCAGTCGATCGATGCCGATATTTACGTGAACATTCAGGGCGATGAACCCATGCTGACCCCGGCGCACTTCACGGCGCTGCTAGCTCCCTTTGAGCAGCCTCACGTGCAGGTGACCACGCTGTCGGTGCCTTGCTCCGAAGATGAGATCGCAAACCCCAACGCCGTCAAGGTGGTCACTGCCGCCGATGGCCGCGCCTTGTACTTTTCCCGCGCCACCATCCCCTATGATCGCGATGCCGCTGGCTTCATCGGCTACCGCAAGCATCTGGGGCTGTATGCCTATCGCAAGGCAGCGTTGCGGCGCTTTGCCACTCTGCCGCCCTCGCGCCTGGAAGAGATTGAGCGGCTCGAACAGTTGCGCCTGCTTGAAAACGGCATCGACATTCATGTGGCCGAGGCCCCGGGCAGCACCATCGGCGTTGATACCGAGGAGGATCTGCGGGCCGTCGAGCAACTGCTGCTGGAGCGCAAAAAGTAG
- the rimM gene encoding ribosome maturation factor RimM (Essential for efficient processing of 16S rRNA), with protein sequence MPTSPWVTLAHIVRPQGRRGEVIAELLTDFPEKFAERRHVFLTRDAASDAAPREMELAGYRLAQNRVVLHFAGIDSIDAAEMLRGLDVVIPESERAPLDQDAAYISDLIGCDVWDEAAGQRVGIVQDVDRQASHVDLLVVDCENGQRAEIPFVKAFLVKLDTTGKRITMRLPEGLLEINASTATAREPRARRTRKRGLRKPITGADATPPDSQ encoded by the coding sequence ATGCCGACTTCCCCGTGGGTCACGCTTGCGCACATCGTTCGCCCGCAGGGCCGCCGGGGAGAAGTCATTGCCGAGTTGCTCACAGACTTCCCCGAGAAGTTTGCCGAGCGGCGTCACGTCTTCCTCACGCGCGATGCCGCCTCAGACGCCGCGCCGCGCGAGATGGAACTGGCCGGCTACCGGCTGGCTCAGAATCGTGTCGTGCTGCACTTTGCCGGAATTGATTCCATTGATGCCGCCGAAATGCTGCGCGGGCTCGATGTCGTCATTCCAGAATCAGAGCGAGCACCACTCGATCAGGACGCCGCGTATATCAGCGACCTGATCGGCTGCGATGTGTGGGATGAGGCTGCGGGCCAGCGAGTAGGAATCGTTCAGGACGTGGACCGCCAGGCCTCGCATGTGGATTTGCTCGTCGTCGATTGTGAGAATGGGCAGCGAGCGGAGATTCCCTTTGTGAAAGCCTTTCTGGTCAAACTCGATACGACGGGCAAGCGCATTACGATGCGGCTGCCCGAAGGGCTGCTCGAGATTAACGCCAGCACCGCTACCGCGCGCGAGCCGCGAGCGCGAAGGACACGCAAGCGCGGCCTTCGCAAGCCAATAACCGGCGCGGACGCCACTCCGCCGGATTCCCAGTGA
- the acs gene encoding acetate--CoA ligase translates to MSIDTSDESLDSTLREDRIFPPPEEFSRAAYVKSLAEYEALYQRSVEDPEGFWGDVAADLHWFSRWNNVLEGEVPWVKWFAGGKLNLCYNCVDRHVHEGRGDKVAILWEGEPGDVRKLTFSDLHLEVQRFANALKSLGIRKGDCVAIYMGMTPELAVAVLACARIGAVHSVIFGGFASNAIVDRVNDAHAVAVITQDTAWRRGGEVKLKAAVDEALPHCPTVRNVVVCRRTGSPVTMQGGRDHWWHDLVKDVPAQCPAEHQDSEDPLYILYTSGTTGKPKGLVHTTGGYAVQTYLTSKLIFDLRPDDVFWCTADIGWVTGHSYVLYGALQNGVTTVMYEGAPTYPQPDRFWKMIDDHKVTIFYTAPTAIRAFMKQGDEHPMRHKLDSLRLLGTVGEPINPEAWMWYRKVIGRDRCPIVDTWWQTETGAIMLSPLPGAIPTKPGSATRPFPGIVPEVVTKEGKPVPAGQGGLLVIRKPWPSMARTIFNDPERYVKTYWSDIPGSYFTGDGARMDADGYYWLMGRVDDVINVSGHRLGTMEIESALVAHPKVAEAAVVGRPHDLKGQAISAFVTLEEGHEPSSELKEELRAWVAKEIGALARPDDMRFTDSLPKTRSGKIMRRLLRELATHGEFKGDTTTLEDFTVLAKLREQDE, encoded by the coding sequence GTGAGCATCGACACTTCCGATGAATCGCTCGATTCCACTCTGCGCGAAGACCGCATCTTTCCACCGCCGGAGGAATTTTCCCGCGCGGCCTACGTCAAGAGCCTCGCGGAATATGAAGCGCTTTACCAGCGTTCGGTGGAAGATCCCGAGGGATTCTGGGGAGACGTGGCCGCCGATCTGCACTGGTTTTCCCGCTGGAACAACGTGCTCGAAGGCGAAGTGCCGTGGGTGAAGTGGTTTGCCGGCGGCAAGCTGAATCTCTGCTACAACTGCGTGGACCGGCATGTGCATGAGGGCAGGGGCGATAAGGTCGCCATTCTGTGGGAAGGCGAGCCGGGCGATGTGCGCAAGCTCACATTCAGCGATCTGCACCTGGAGGTGCAGCGCTTTGCCAACGCGCTCAAATCCCTGGGCATTCGCAAGGGAGACTGCGTTGCCATCTACATGGGCATGACGCCCGAGCTGGCGGTTGCGGTGCTGGCCTGCGCCCGCATTGGCGCGGTGCATTCGGTCATCTTTGGCGGATTTGCCTCGAACGCCATCGTGGATCGCGTCAACGACGCGCATGCCGTCGCCGTGATCACGCAGGACACGGCATGGCGGCGCGGGGGCGAAGTCAAGCTAAAGGCCGCCGTGGATGAAGCGCTGCCCCACTGCCCCACTGTGCGCAATGTGGTGGTATGCCGGCGCACGGGCAGCCCTGTCACCATGCAGGGCGGGCGCGATCACTGGTGGCATGACCTGGTGAAGGACGTGCCGGCACAATGCCCGGCCGAGCATCAGGACTCAGAAGATCCGCTCTACATTCTTTACACCTCGGGCACCACGGGCAAACCCAAGGGTCTGGTGCATACGACCGGCGGCTATGCCGTGCAGACCTACCTGACCAGCAAGCTGATCTTTGATCTGCGTCCGGATGATGTGTTCTGGTGCACGGCCGATATCGGCTGGGTGACGGGCCACTCCTACGTGCTCTATGGGGCACTGCAGAATGGCGTGACGACGGTGATGTATGAGGGTGCGCCGACTTATCCGCAGCCCGACCGCTTCTGGAAGATGATCGACGACCACAAGGTCACGATCTTTTACACCGCCCCCACGGCGATTCGCGCCTTCATGAAGCAGGGCGACGAGCACCCCATGCGGCACAAGCTCGACAGCCTGCGGCTGCTGGGCACCGTCGGCGAGCCGATCAATCCGGAAGCGTGGATGTGGTACCGCAAGGTGATCGGCCGCGACCGCTGCCCGATTGTGGATACGTGGTGGCAGACCGAGACCGGCGCCATCATGCTCTCGCCCTTGCCGGGCGCTATCCCCACCAAGCCGGGTTCGGCCACGCGGCCTTTTCCTGGAATTGTGCCGGAAGTGGTTACAAAAGAAGGCAAACCTGTTCCCGCGGGGCAGGGCGGCCTGCTGGTGATTCGCAAGCCGTGGCCCTCGATGGCCCGCACCATCTTCAATGATCCTGAGCGCTACGTGAAGACGTACTGGTCCGATATTCCCGGCTCCTACTTCACCGGCGACGGCGCGCGTATGGATGCGGACGGCTACTACTGGCTGATGGGCCGCGTCGATGACGTCATCAACGTCAGCGGCCACCGGCTGGGGACGATGGAAATCGAGTCCGCGCTGGTCGCGCACCCCAAGGTGGCCGAGGCGGCTGTCGTGGGGCGGCCGCATGATCTGAAGGGGCAGGCGATCTCCGCCTTTGTGACGCTCGAAGAGGGCCACGAGCCCTCCTCGGAACTCAAGGAAGAGCTGCGTGCCTGGGTCGCCAAGGAGATTGGCGCGCTGGCCCGGCCCGACGATATGCGCTTTACCGATTCGCTGCCGAAGACCCGCTCCGGCAAGATCATGCGGCGTCTGCTGCGCGAGCTGGCAACGCATGGCGAGTTCAAGGGCGACACCACCACGCTCGAAGACTTCACCGTGCTGGCCAAGCTGCGCGAGCAGGATGAGTAG
- a CDS encoding PilZ domain-containing protein: MSFAMREQSLHEQQINLELSEGVRSAVRFPLHLPIRVIANGEEYSGESENFSSGGVLLRLDRGIEPGTTVEFLVEIPAGVLGMQSTAAIHCTGRALRAYEKDGVSYCAVVIDEYRFQ, translated from the coding sequence ATGAGCTTTGCAATGCGAGAGCAGTCTCTTCACGAGCAGCAGATCAATCTTGAACTCTCTGAAGGAGTGCGCAGCGCAGTCCGTTTTCCGCTGCACTTGCCCATTCGTGTGATTGCCAATGGCGAGGAATATTCAGGAGAATCAGAAAACTTCTCATCGGGCGGAGTCTTGCTTCGCCTGGATAGAGGGATTGAACCTGGAACAACGGTGGAGTTTCTTGTGGAGATACCGGCTGGCGTTCTGGGAATGCAGAGCACAGCAGCCATTCACTGCACAGGTAGAGCCTTGCGCGCCTATGAGAAAGATGGCGTGTCTTATTGCGCAGTGGTGATAGACGAATACCGGTTCCAGTAA
- a CDS encoding response regulator transcription factor, giving the protein MVDGKENTENLNVQSPEKDAIRIILADSQAIYRVGMRKVFALEDDLRVVAQVDSIAHLLSSIEKHPADVLLLEGSLLAGTTNAIPEIVKMAPELKIIVQTAATDEAHTVELYRRGVRGIIPRSISPDLLVRCVRKIAAGETWIDNQSVNWVIEAYRSQASALTNPRSQPRLSQKELAIISCITQGKRNKEIAYQLGTTEQVVKNYLRKIYDKLGVSDRLELALYCLHHQLHKRAGGEDGQPIEMPIPPK; this is encoded by the coding sequence ATGGTGGACGGGAAAGAAAACACAGAAAACCTGAACGTACAGAGCCCCGAGAAGGATGCTATCCGGATTATTCTGGCGGACTCCCAGGCCATCTACCGCGTTGGTATGAGGAAGGTCTTTGCCCTGGAAGACGACCTGCGCGTCGTGGCCCAGGTGGACAGCATCGCGCATCTGCTCTCCAGCATTGAGAAGCATCCGGCCGATGTGCTACTGCTGGAAGGCAGCCTGCTCGCGGGCACGACCAACGCGATCCCTGAAATTGTGAAGATGGCGCCCGAACTCAAGATTATTGTGCAGACGGCGGCCACCGACGAAGCGCACACGGTCGAGCTGTACCGGCGCGGCGTGCGCGGCATCATTCCCCGCTCGATTTCGCCGGACCTGCTGGTGCGCTGCGTGCGCAAAATTGCCGCCGGTGAAACCTGGATCGACAACCAGTCGGTGAACTGGGTGATCGAGGCTTACCGCTCGCAGGCCTCGGCTTTGACCAATCCGCGTTCGCAGCCCCGGCTTTCGCAAAAAGAGCTGGCCATTATCAGCTGCATCACGCAGGGCAAACGCAACAAAGAGATTGCCTATCAGCTCGGCACCACCGAGCAGGTGGTAAAAAATTACCTGCGCAAGATTTATGACAAGCTCGGCGTTTCAGACCGCCTTGAGCTGGCGCTTTATTGCCTGCACCACCAGTTGCACAAGCGCGCCGGCGGCGAGGATGGCCAGCCCATCGAGATGCCGATCCCTCCCAAGTAG
- a CDS encoding MFS transporter, giving the protein MLKTLQNLTAPQRHAFFACFLGWSLDAFDFFLLVFCIPALAAGFHARIPEVGLAVTLTLAFRPVGAILFGYLADRFGRRPTLMLNIACYSVFEIACAFAGSLHTLLILRALFGIAMGGEWGVGAALALETLPREGRGFFSGVLQEGYSAGYLLASLAFATVYPWLTHLHWHGQVVGWRGLFLLGALPGLLVFYIGFRVEESPAWAESRVRGVTGRESMHWREGLRAYAPTFLFLILLMAGFNALSHGTQDLYPTFLQKQMHFSPRVTGNIGIVYNIGAILGGILFGSLSEKLGRKKTILLAALLTLPAIPLWALSHSPYTLAAGAFAMQFLVQGAWGVVPAYLSELSPGPVRATFPGLAYQLGNLLMSWNIFLQARIAERLHSYGGMLAATVVIVALFLATVTAFGRESRGVELRV; this is encoded by the coding sequence ATGCTCAAGACACTCCAGAATCTCACCGCCCCTCAGCGACATGCCTTTTTTGCCTGCTTTCTGGGCTGGTCGCTCGACGCCTTTGATTTCTTTCTGCTGGTCTTTTGCATTCCGGCTTTGGCGGCCGGGTTTCATGCCCGCATTCCAGAGGTCGGCCTGGCCGTCACACTGACGCTGGCCTTTCGGCCGGTGGGGGCGATTCTTTTCGGCTACCTCGCCGACCGCTTCGGACGCCGCCCCACGCTGATGCTCAACATCGCGTGCTACTCGGTATTTGAGATTGCCTGCGCCTTTGCCGGATCGCTGCATACGCTGCTGATTCTGCGCGCGCTCTTTGGCATTGCAATGGGTGGGGAGTGGGGCGTGGGCGCTGCCCTCGCACTCGAAACTCTGCCCAGGGAGGGCCGCGGCTTTTTCTCTGGCGTGCTGCAGGAGGGCTACTCGGCCGGATACCTGCTGGCTTCGCTGGCTTTTGCCACCGTTTACCCATGGCTGACGCATCTGCACTGGCATGGCCAGGTGGTGGGCTGGCGTGGGCTGTTTCTGCTGGGCGCGCTGCCGGGGCTGCTGGTGTTCTACATCGGGTTTCGCGTGGAGGAGTCACCGGCCTGGGCCGAGAGCCGCGTGCGCGGCGTCACCGGCCGCGAAAGCATGCACTGGCGCGAGGGCCTGCGGGCATATGCGCCGACCTTTCTTTTTCTGATTCTGCTCATGGCCGGCTTCAATGCGCTGTCACACGGCACGCAGGATCTCTATCCCACCTTTCTGCAGAAGCAGATGCACTTCTCGCCGCGGGTGACGGGCAATATCGGCATTGTCTATAACATCGGCGCGATTCTGGGCGGCATCCTCTTCGGTTCGCTGTCAGAAAAGCTCGGCCGCAAGAAGACCATCCTGCTGGCCGCGCTGCTGACGTTGCCGGCGATTCCTCTATGGGCGCTCTCGCACTCGCCTTACACCCTGGCCGCCGGAGCGTTTGCCATGCAGTTTCTGGTGCAGGGCGCGTGGGGCGTGGTTCCGGCCTATCTCAGCGAACTCTCGCCCGGGCCGGTGCGGGCCACCTTTCCGGGACTGGCCTACCAGTTGGGCAATCTGCTGATGTCATGGAATATTTTTTTGCAGGCGCGCATCGCCGAACGACTGCATAGCTATGGCGGCATGCTGGCCGCGACGGTGGTGATTGTCGCCCTCTTTCTCGCCACGGTGACGGCGTTTGGGCGCGAGTCGCGGGGCGTGGAACTGCGCGTCTGA
- the trmD gene encoding tRNA (guanosine(37)-N1)-methyltransferase TrmD produces the protein MRFDILTIFPDFFTSVFSHGVLRRAIAQGQVSVACHDLRDFTHDRHRTVDDRPFGGGEGMVLKPEPITEALESLGLAAKGSRDPQPEAVVLLSAQGMKFTQRVARDLARMERLVLICGRYEGVDERVNELHCDLELSIGDYVLSGGELGAAVIVDATMRLLPGVLGNEASSAFESFGPTHEELHGQFSQEAGAPPLSMHGAGGLLDYPHYTRPAEFRGLAVPDVLAGGNHDQIRRWRRERALEKTLRNRPDLLEAAELSDEDRRFLRQLQKG, from the coding sequence ATGCGCTTCGACATTCTCACCATCTTTCCTGACTTCTTCACCTCGGTCTTCAGCCATGGCGTGCTGCGGCGCGCCATCGCGCAGGGGCAAGTGTCCGTCGCCTGCCACGACTTGCGCGACTTTACCCATGACCGTCATCGCACCGTGGACGACCGCCCCTTCGGCGGCGGCGAAGGCATGGTACTGAAGCCGGAACCGATCACCGAAGCGCTCGAATCCCTCGGCCTCGCGGCAAAGGGAAGCCGCGATCCGCAGCCCGAGGCCGTCGTGCTGCTCTCGGCTCAGGGCATGAAGTTCACCCAGCGCGTGGCGCGCGATCTGGCCCGCATGGAGCGCCTGGTACTGATCTGCGGACGCTATGAGGGCGTGGATGAGCGCGTCAACGAGCTGCACTGCGATCTGGAACTCTCCATTGGCGACTACGTGCTCTCGGGCGGCGAACTAGGCGCGGCGGTGATCGTCGATGCCACCATGCGGCTGCTGCCCGGGGTGCTCGGCAACGAGGCCTCCAGCGCCTTTGAGAGCTTTGGCCCTACGCATGAAGAGCTGCATGGGCAGTTTTCACAGGAGGCGGGCGCGCCGCCGCTCTCGATGCACGGCGCGGGAGGGTTGCTCGACTACCCGCATTACACGCGCCCGGCGGAGTTTCGCGGCCTGGCCGTGCCCGATGTACTCGCAGGCGGCAATCATGATCAGATTCGCCGCTGGCGCCGCGAACGGGCGCTCGAGAAGACGTTGCGCAACCGCCCCGATCTGCTCGAAGCGGCGGAACTCAGCGACGAGGACCGGCGCTTTTTGCGACAACTGCAAAAGGGCTAA